One Candidatus Peregrinibacteria bacterium genomic window carries:
- the rpmC gene encoding 50S ribosomal protein L29 — MTTFVQITGMSIEEIRAEIQKSERELLGLRMKIKLGQEKNNSKYRKLRKYIAQLKTAEMAKISPNSSLSPAS, encoded by the coding sequence ATGACCACATTTGTACAAATTACCGGCATGAGCATTGAAGAAATTAGAGCAGAAATTCAGAAATCCGAGAGAGAACTCTTGGGACTCCGCATGAAGATTAAGCTCGGACAGGAAAAAAATAATTCAAAATATCGAAAACTCCGAAAATATATAGCTCAGCTCAAAACCGCCGAGATGGCAAAAATTTCACCAAACTCTTCTCTTTCTCCCGCTTCATGA
- the rpsQ gene encoding 30S ribosomal protein S17, with protein sequence MRTKKGIVTSAKMEKTIVVTVHQYKVHSKYKKRFRTSSKFVAHDPEESCHEGDEVIISESRPLSKRKRWVLTEILKRAPEVIAEDLAQVAPEDVLEEIVS encoded by the coding sequence ATGAGAACAAAAAAAGGAATCGTGACATCGGCAAAAATGGAAAAGACGATTGTTGTTACTGTTCATCAGTACAAAGTGCATTCAAAGTACAAGAAGAGGTTTCGAACATCTTCAAAATTTGTTGCGCACGATCCTGAAGAGAGTTGCCATGAAGGAGACGAGGTGATAATTTCTGAATCCAGGCCTCTCTCGAAGAGAAAAAGATGGGTGCTTACGGAAATACTGAAGAGAGCTCCAGAGGTTATTGCGGAGGATCTCGCTCAGGTTGCTCCAGAAGATGTTCTTGAGGAGATCGTGTCGTAA
- the rplN gene encoding 50S ribosomal protein L14 yields the protein MIQVQTRLAVADNTGAKEAMCIKVLGGSKKRYAYLGDVIVVSIKKAMPRGVVKKKSVERAVIVRQIRTTRRKDGSYLRFDQNAVVIVGKDDVPKGTRVFGPVARELRNKGFQKIISLAPEVV from the coding sequence ATGATACAGGTTCAAACACGATTGGCAGTAGCGGATAATACCGGTGCAAAGGAAGCAATGTGTATTAAAGTACTCGGCGGGTCAAAGAAGAGATACGCTTACTTAGGAGATGTCATTGTGGTGTCTATTAAAAAAGCGATGCCACGAGGAGTAGTGAAGAAAAAAAGCGTTGAAAGGGCGGTAATTGTTCGTCAAATACGAACCACTCGAAGAAAAGACGGCTCATATCTTCGTTTTGATCAGAATGCAGTTGTTATTGTTGGCAAGGATGACGTTCCAAAGGGAACTCGTGTTTTTGGTCCCGTAGCGAGAGAGCTTCGAAATAAAGGTTTTCAAAAAATAATTTCGTTAGCTCCCGAAGTAGTATAA
- the rplX gene encoding 50S ribosomal protein L24: protein MRVKVGDTVMVITGKDKGKKGKIIRVFPKADRVVVEKMNIVTKHVKKNRDKAGERIEKEAPIHVSNVMVMCPETKKPTRVRYEIPKKGRKFRVAVRSGANLEKPFVKS, encoded by the coding sequence ATGCGAGTTAAAGTAGGAGATACCGTTATGGTCATTACTGGCAAAGACAAGGGGAAAAAGGGAAAGATTATTCGTGTGTTTCCAAAAGCAGATCGGGTAGTCGTGGAGAAAATGAACATCGTGACCAAACACGTGAAAAAAAATCGTGATAAAGCTGGAGAGCGGATAGAAAAAGAAGCCCCGATTCATGTTTCAAATGTTATGGTCATGTGTCCGGAGACAAAAAAGCCAACTCGTGTTCGATATGAAATTCCCAAAAAGGGGAGAAAATTCCGGGTTGCTGTTCGGAGCGGGGCAAATCTCGAAAAACCATTTGTAAAATCATAA
- the rplE gene encoding 50S ribosomal protein L5, giving the protein MSFFETYKAKISKELQKELAVKNRLAVPRMLKIVVNAGIGKYLAGGEKKDSPKVVDAMKLITGQSPIVNKSRVSISNFKLKAGATVGVSATLRGKRMYDFFERVVTYVAPRIRDFRGFPGKSFDGRGNYSFGIKEHTVFPEISQDDVVRPFGLQITIATNTKTDADARKLLEKFNFPFSK; this is encoded by the coding sequence ATGTCTTTTTTCGAAACATATAAGGCAAAAATTAGTAAGGAGCTTCAAAAGGAGCTCGCGGTGAAAAATAGACTCGCTGTTCCTCGCATGCTCAAAATTGTGGTAAATGCTGGAATTGGAAAATATCTTGCTGGAGGAGAGAAAAAGGATTCTCCAAAGGTTGTAGATGCGATGAAGCTTATTACCGGACAATCACCCATTGTGAATAAATCCAGAGTTTCTATTTCGAATTTCAAGCTGAAAGCAGGAGCAACTGTTGGAGTTTCTGCGACGCTCAGGGGAAAAAGGATGTATGATTTTTTTGAGCGGGTTGTCACCTATGTTGCACCTCGTATTCGAGATTTTAGAGGATTTCCCGGGAAGTCTTTTGATGGGAGAGGGAACTACTCATTTGGAATCAAGGAACACACCGTGTTTCCTGAAATTTCTCAGGATGATGTGGTGAGACCATTTGGCTTGCAAATTACAATCGCCACCAATACGAAAACAGATGCGGACGCTCGAAAACTTCTCGAAAAATTTAATTTTC